A single genomic interval of Candidatus Methylomirabilis lanthanidiphila harbors:
- the gpmI gene encoding 2,3-bisphosphoglycerate-independent phosphoglycerate mutase yields the protein MKVAVLGLDCATPQLVFDQFKSDLPNLSRLMAEGIYGELESTHPPITVPAWSCMMSSRDPGELGCYGFRNRKDHSYNGYSLANALAVQEPLVWDYLQEQGLRSILLGVPQTYPPRPILGEMVTCFLTPSTQSEYTYPAALKDEIERISGGYILDVENFRTDNKQAILDQIFEMTRRRFRVAKHLIAHHPWDFFMMVEMGVDRIHHGFWKYFDREHPKYEPGNPFENAMREYYQFVDQEIGEILSLLGQDCAVMVVSDHGAKKMVGGICINEWLMKQGYLRLKEAPSKPTPFSKVEIDWDHTLAWGEGGYYGRLFLNVKGREPRGQIEPGDYEKVRDRLIADIQAIEDPAGRGIGSIAMRPEELYRATRGIPPDLIVYFGNLDWRSVGSVGYGAVHTFDNDTGPDDANHAQHGIFILQVPGRTGGHNHDDLRVYDVAPTILDLFGVSISREMQGKIIR from the coding sequence ATGAAAGTGGCTGTACTGGGTTTAGATTGTGCGACGCCCCAACTGGTCTTCGATCAGTTCAAAAGTGACCTGCCTAACCTCTCCAGACTCATGGCGGAGGGGATCTATGGGGAACTCGAAAGTACCCATCCTCCGATCACGGTTCCGGCCTGGTCCTGCATGATGTCCAGCCGAGATCCAGGAGAGCTGGGGTGTTACGGCTTCCGTAACCGAAAGGATCACTCGTATAACGGCTACTCCCTGGCCAACGCGCTGGCCGTTCAGGAACCTTTGGTGTGGGACTACTTGCAAGAACAGGGGCTCCGCTCCATCCTGCTCGGTGTGCCCCAGACCTATCCTCCGCGTCCGATCCTGGGTGAGATGGTGACCTGTTTTTTGACCCCCTCCACGCAGAGTGAATACACCTATCCCGCCGCCCTGAAAGACGAGATTGAGCGGATTTCGGGGGGCTATATCCTGGATGTGGAGAATTTCCGTACTGACAACAAGCAGGCGATTCTGGACCAGATCTTTGAGATGACACGTCGGAGGTTTCGGGTGGCGAAACACCTGATCGCTCACCACCCTTGGGACTTTTTTATGATGGTCGAGATGGGCGTGGATCGCATCCACCATGGGTTCTGGAAGTACTTCGACAGGGAGCACCCAAAGTATGAGCCTGGAAATCCCTTTGAAAACGCGATGCGAGAGTACTATCAGTTCGTGGACCAGGAGATTGGGGAGATCCTTTCTCTGCTGGGTCAAGACTGCGCCGTGATGGTGGTCTCTGACCACGGCGCCAAGAAGATGGTGGGAGGAATCTGTATCAACGAGTGGCTGATGAAGCAGGGCTATCTGCGGCTGAAAGAGGCCCCTTCAAAACCCACACCCTTCTCCAAAGTGGAGATCGACTGGGATCACACCCTGGCTTGGGGAGAGGGGGGCTACTATGGGCGGCTCTTTCTCAATGTCAAGGGGAGAGAGCCCAGAGGCCAGATCGAGCCCGGAGACTACGAGAAGGTCCGGGATCGGTTGATCGCTGATATTCAGGCCATCGAAGACCCTGCCGGCCGGGGGATTGGTTCCATCGCCATGCGGCCCGAGGAGCTTTACCGGGCGACCCGTGGGATTCCGCCAGACCTCATCGTCTACTTCGGGAACCTGGATTGGCGCTCGGTCGGCTCGGTGGGCTATGGCGCTGTTCATACCTTTGACAATGACACCGGACCCGACGATGCCAACCATGCCCAGCACGGGATCTTCATCCTGCAAGTTCCTGGTCGAACAGGGGGCCACAATCACGACGACCTTCGCGTCTATGATGTGGCCCCCACCATCCTGGATCTCTTCGGCGTTTCCATCTCTAGAGAGATGCAAGGGAAGATTATCCGCTGA
- a CDS encoding Type I phosphodiesterase / nucleotide pyrophosphatase: protein MSWKNCRLFVLTILFISLACISPVEAYIGPGAGFAFLSSFLILALSFLLAIFSLLAWPFRLLAKTLVRRKSQPRRKGNIDRVIILGLDGLDPGLTEQFMAEGKLPHFQRLKEVGTFAPLATSYPPISPAAWSSFMTGVDSSRHNIFDFFTRDPRTYLPVLSSAEIGPASRTLSLGKYRIPLGKPKVKLLRKSKPFWIILGEHDIFSSIIRVPITFPPEKFKGVLLSGMCAPDLRGTQGTFSHYTTSKGVDVNKEGGVCIPLVREGHRIHTHLHGPENTLHKNGGALKIPLEILMDEKKNRIQIRVSGQQFSLEPRTYSPWIRVSFRAGLISKVHGICRFYLNDATPELDLYATPVQIDPDDPPFPFLIPSSTRCTWPN from the coding sequence ATGTCATGGAAAAATTGTCGTCTCTTTGTGTTGACAATCCTCTTTATCAGTCTCGCATGTATTTCCCCTGTTGAAGCCTACATCGGCCCTGGGGCTGGGTTTGCTTTTCTCTCGTCGTTTCTCATCCTGGCCCTTTCGTTTCTCCTGGCCATCTTCTCCCTTCTGGCTTGGCCATTCCGGTTGTTGGCAAAGACGTTGGTGCGGCGAAAATCGCAACCTCGGAGAAAAGGAAATATTGATCGGGTCATCATCTTGGGATTAGATGGGTTGGATCCGGGCCTGACGGAGCAATTCATGGCTGAGGGCAAGCTCCCTCATTTCCAACGCCTAAAGGAGGTCGGAACCTTTGCTCCGCTTGCTACAAGCTATCCGCCCATCTCTCCGGCGGCCTGGTCTTCCTTTATGACTGGGGTGGATTCCTCTCGCCACAACATCTTCGATTTCTTCACTCGAGATCCGCGGACTTATTTGCCCGTGCTGTCATCAGCGGAAATCGGCCCGGCCTCGAGGACACTTTCATTGGGCAAGTATCGGATTCCACTGGGGAAGCCCAAGGTGAAACTGTTGCGCAAGAGTAAGCCCTTTTGGATCATACTGGGTGAGCACGATATCTTCAGCTCGATCATCCGCGTCCCGATTACCTTCCCACCAGAAAAATTCAAGGGCGTGCTTCTTTCCGGCATGTGTGCACCGGACCTCAGGGGCACGCAGGGAACCTTCTCCCACTACACCACCAGCAAGGGGGTTGACGTCAACAAGGAGGGTGGCGTCTGTATCCCGCTTGTCCGCGAAGGTCACAGAATTCATACCCACCTTCATGGGCCTGAGAACACCCTCCACAAAAATGGAGGCGCTCTGAAGATCCCCTTAGAGATTCTTATGGATGAGAAGAAAAATCGAATTCAGATTCGAGTGTCCGGGCAGCAGTTCTCCCTGGAACCACGAACCTATTCCCCGTGGATCAGGGTGAGCTTTCGTGCAGGGTTGATATCCAAAGTCCATGGCATCTGTCGCTTCTATCTCAATGACGCTACTCCGGAGTTAGACCTCTACGCGACCCCCGTTCAGATCGATCCTGACGACCCGCCCTTCCCATTTCTCATCCCTTCATCTACGCGGTGTACTTGGCCAAACTGA
- a CDS encoding Type I phosphodiesterase / nucleotide pyrophosphatase → MYLAKLINSYGTLGLAEDTWALNEGVIDEESFLKQAYLYCQEREEMLFKALDRTPKGVCVCVFDTTDRIQHMFFRCLDENHPANKGKETAGYKHVIEDLYRHMDGLLGRLMEKVNEKTVLMVMSDHGFTSFRRGVNINTWLFQHGYLALKQSNITSGKWFADVDWQHTKAFSLGLTGIFINRKGRESQGIVSEGQELCDLKRELIEKLTGLVDDQCGEVAIREIVDAEAMFSGPYLDNGPDLLLGYNAGYRASWDCAAGRVTASVFEDNTKRWSGDHCVDPKLVPGVFFCNRAINGKAPDIKDIAPTVLNLFGVEIPQYMHGEPLLPATVKEGS, encoded by the coding sequence GTGTACTTGGCCAAACTGATTAATTCTTATGGAACCCTGGGTTTGGCCGAAGATACGTGGGCTCTGAACGAAGGGGTCATTGATGAGGAAAGCTTCCTGAAGCAAGCCTACCTCTACTGTCAGGAGCGTGAAGAGATGCTCTTCAAAGCTTTGGATCGAACTCCCAAGGGCGTCTGCGTCTGTGTGTTCGACACAACCGATCGTATTCAGCACATGTTTTTCCGCTGCCTCGACGAAAATCATCCGGCGAACAAAGGCAAGGAAACTGCCGGGTACAAGCACGTCATTGAAGATCTCTATCGGCATATGGATGGCCTGCTGGGACGGCTTATGGAAAAGGTAAACGAGAAGACAGTACTGATGGTGATGTCGGATCATGGATTTACATCCTTCCGACGGGGGGTCAACATCAACACGTGGTTATTTCAACACGGTTATCTGGCCCTCAAGCAAAGCAACATCACAAGCGGCAAGTGGTTTGCGGACGTGGACTGGCAGCACACCAAGGCGTTTTCTCTTGGGCTGACCGGCATCTTCATCAATAGGAAGGGGAGGGAGAGTCAGGGAATCGTAAGTGAGGGTCAAGAGTTGTGCGACCTGAAACGCGAGTTAATAGAAAAGCTGACGGGCCTGGTGGATGACCAGTGCGGCGAGGTCGCTATTCGTGAGATCGTGGATGCTGAGGCGATGTTCTCTGGTCCCTACCTTGATAACGGACCCGATCTGCTTCTCGGTTACAACGCCGGCTATCGCGCCTCATGGGACTGCGCCGCCGGACGGGTCACAGCATCGGTCTTCGAGGATAACACCAAGAGGTGGAGTGGCGACCATTGTGTAGATCCCAAGCTTGTGCCGGGAGTCTTCTTCTGCAACCGAGCCATCAATGGCAAGGCTCCAGACATCAAAGACATTGCTCCAACCGTACTCAATCTATTTGGGGTGGAGATTCCGCAGTATATGCACGGCGAGCCGCTTCTGCCCGCCACCGTGAAAGAGGGAAGTTAA
- a CDS encoding LVIVD repeat protein — protein sequence MRKLRVLLAISFMVLMGVHGSALAAGPLTHVTTVPLGAKAHDVVLQDDFAYVVTDLGLTIVDVSNPAAPVVRGSVSTGKTQGVAVKGSYVYVASQTKDLRIIDISDPDAPTIIGFEVLPGQTWDVAVKDNIVYAASFGGELYLINISNPQDPILVKRIGLLKWSNPGADALNLEKLNNYVTSGNALTTGVSVTGNALVTVDWGYGRLYYYDVANAANPIFRGTHYAPFLLKAEADPVNDVAYMLGAYGKFSGLFTVPISAMGSTYSTRYDQCPSCDFLPANHVIGQGGLAVSTNGKYVLYVGGGKAQLHVVDVSIPADRHEIVSVSIGEPQVGLAETIGLTSRGDYIYVAGGATGLQVYLFSGLSD from the coding sequence ATGAGAAAACTGAGGGTACTGCTCGCGATCAGCTTCATGGTTTTGATGGGAGTGCATGGTTCCGCCCTGGCCGCTGGTCCGTTAACCCACGTCACGACCGTTCCCCTTGGGGCCAAGGCTCATGACGTCGTCCTGCAGGACGATTTTGCCTACGTGGTGACTGATCTGGGGCTCACGATCGTTGACGTCTCCAACCCGGCAGCGCCGGTGGTGCGGGGTTCGGTCTCGACGGGGAAGACGCAGGGAGTGGCCGTCAAAGGGTCCTATGTCTATGTGGCGAGCCAGACAAAGGATCTAAGAATCATTGACATCTCGGATCCGGATGCCCCCACGATCATCGGTTTCGAAGTCCTCCCCGGCCAGACCTGGGACGTAGCCGTAAAAGACAACATCGTCTATGCGGCCTCTTTCGGCGGAGAATTGTACCTCATCAATATATCCAACCCGCAGGACCCGATACTCGTTAAGAGGATAGGTCTTTTGAAGTGGAGCAACCCAGGGGCGGATGCGCTAAACCTCGAAAAGCTTAATAACTACGTCACCTCCGGCAATGCCTTAACGACGGGAGTCTCCGTCACGGGCAATGCACTTGTCACGGTTGATTGGGGTTACGGACGGCTGTACTACTACGATGTTGCCAATGCTGCAAACCCTATCTTCAGGGGTACGCACTACGCTCCGTTTCTCCTTAAGGCCGAAGCTGATCCTGTCAACGATGTGGCCTACATGTTGGGCGCCTACGGTAAGTTTTCAGGTCTCTTTACCGTGCCGATCTCTGCGATGGGGTCAACCTACTCGACGCGCTATGACCAGTGCCCCTCCTGCGATTTTCTGCCGGCTAACCATGTAATAGGCCAGGGCGGCCTCGCAGTGTCAACTAACGGCAAATACGTTCTGTACGTCGGCGGTGGAAAGGCCCAACTTCACGTGGTGGACGTTTCAATTCCGGCTGATCGTCATGAGATCGTTTCGGTCAGCATAGGCGAACCTCAGGTCGGCCTGGCCGAGACAATTGGCCTGACAAGCCGGGGCGACTACATATACGTTGCAGGTGGCGCAACCGGCCTCCAGGTCTACCTCTTCTCTGGCTTATCAGATTGA
- a CDS encoding Type I phosphodiesterase / nucleotide pyrophosphatase encodes MYRKRILIGVVSTSLFILLGVAVLKAASSRNEPRISTKKVLILGFDGLDPQILERLVKAGKLPNFKALMDSGEYRPLATSIPPLSPVAWANFITGMDPGGHGIFDFIHRDPHTMIPYLSTTRTEAARRTLRLGNWVIPLSAGKVTLLRQGKAFWQVLEEHGIPTTIVRAPSNFPPVKSGQHQLSGMGTPDLQGTYGMFSFFTDEPVGRYTIDSGGDVFPVQRVNHHVQAKLVGPRNSFRVDAPPSTVNFNVQIDPVNPVAKIAIQDQQFLLNEGEWTPWIHIQFEMIPYMTGVKGMVRFYLKEVRPHFKLYATPINIDPSAPAMPISTPEIYSQELFEEIGPFYTQGMPHDTKALSNGILDDAEFLQQATIVFDEHMRLFEYELNRFKSGLLFFYTDRVDQLGHMFWRTMDPRHPAHDPASKYSHVIDETYKNMDKILGKARERLDSHTTLIVMSDHGFAPFYRAFNLNTWLNEQGYVKLMDKPAKDGAEFFAHVNWGETTAYGLGINGLYINLRGREPSGVVQPGSERDALMNGIARKLLAVRDPKTGEQVIRRVYKAEEVYSGPALQEAPDLIIGYNRGYRASWKSVLGKFPRTLFEDNTDKWSGDHAMAADLVPGVLIANRKIKSPDPALIDLAPTILNEFGLSKENEMVGSNLFSATHSTLKP; translated from the coding sequence ATGTACAGGAAGCGGATTCTCATCGGCGTTGTTTCGACATCCCTCTTTATCCTTTTGGGAGTCGCTGTCCTCAAGGCTGCCTCGTCCCGTAATGAACCGCGGATTTCAACTAAGAAGGTCTTAATTCTGGGATTTGACGGTCTCGATCCTCAGATCCTGGAACGCCTGGTCAAAGCCGGCAAGCTGCCGAATTTCAAAGCCCTGATGGATAGCGGCGAGTATCGCCCATTGGCTACCAGCATTCCCCCTTTGAGTCCGGTAGCCTGGGCTAACTTCATCACCGGCATGGACCCAGGCGGCCATGGCATCTTTGACTTTATTCATCGGGACCCTCACACCATGATCCCGTATCTATCTACCACCAGGACAGAGGCGGCCAGAAGAACGCTTCGTCTGGGCAACTGGGTGATACCGCTTTCGGCGGGGAAAGTGACGCTCCTGAGGCAAGGGAAAGCCTTCTGGCAGGTCCTTGAGGAACACGGGATTCCGACAACTATTGTCCGCGCTCCCTCTAATTTCCCTCCGGTCAAGAGCGGGCAACATCAACTATCCGGGATGGGAACTCCCGATCTTCAGGGCACCTATGGGATGTTCTCTTTCTTTACCGACGAGCCGGTTGGCAGGTACACGATAGATTCCGGAGGTGATGTCTTTCCGGTACAGCGTGTGAATCATCACGTGCAGGCCAAACTGGTAGGGCCAAGAAACAGCTTTCGTGTGGATGCTCCCCCAAGCACCGTAAATTTCAACGTGCAGATCGATCCGGTGAATCCGGTGGCAAAGATCGCCATTCAGGACCAGCAATTTCTTCTAAATGAGGGAGAGTGGACCCCCTGGATTCACATTCAATTTGAAATGATCCCTTACATGACGGGCGTGAAGGGCATGGTCCGCTTCTACCTTAAAGAGGTCCGTCCTCATTTTAAGCTCTATGCGACCCCCATCAATATAGATCCTTCAGCGCCTGCAATGCCGATTTCAACGCCTGAGATTTATTCCCAAGAGCTCTTTGAAGAGATCGGCCCTTTCTATACCCAGGGCATGCCCCACGATACCAAAGCCCTCTCGAACGGCATTCTGGACGATGCCGAGTTCCTGCAGCAAGCCACAATCGTCTTTGATGAGCATATGCGGCTATTCGAGTACGAATTGAACCGTTTCAAGTCCGGACTGTTGTTTTTCTACACCGATCGGGTGGATCAGCTTGGTCATATGTTTTGGCGCACCATGGATCCAAGACATCCGGCTCACGACCCGGCCAGCAAATATAGCCATGTCATTGACGAGACCTACAAGAATATGGACAAGATCCTGGGAAAAGCGCGTGAGCGGCTTGATAGTCACACCACACTGATCGTCATGTCGGATCATGGCTTTGCGCCCTTTTACCGCGCGTTTAATCTTAATACCTGGCTTAATGAACAGGGATACGTGAAGCTGATGGATAAGCCCGCAAAAGACGGCGCGGAGTTTTTCGCCCACGTGAACTGGGGAGAAACTACAGCCTATGGTTTGGGAATCAACGGGTTATATATCAATCTCAGAGGGCGAGAGCCGAGTGGAGTGGTCCAACCAGGATCCGAGCGGGATGCTCTCATGAATGGAATCGCGCGAAAGTTGCTGGCCGTGAGGGACCCCAAAACGGGAGAGCAGGTCATCCGCCGGGTGTATAAGGCAGAGGAGGTCTACAGCGGACCGGCTCTTCAAGAGGCCCCGGACCTGATCATTGGCTATAACCGTGGCTATCGGGCCTCATGGAAATCGGTGCTTGGCAAATTCCCCAGGACGCTGTTTGAGGATAATACAGATAAGTGGAGCGGCGACCACGCCATGGCAGCCGACCTGGTACCCGGGGTACTTATCGCGAATAGAAAGATCAAGTCTCCCGACCCGGCCCTTATCGATCTTGCGCCCACTATTCTGAACGAGTTTGGCCTCTCGAAGGAGAATGAGATGGTGGGAAGCAATCTGTTCTCTGCTACCCACTCAACACTGAAGCCCTAA
- a CDS encoding Sulfite exporter TauE/SafE, translated as MFDPLLILLGLVVGLLVGFTGMGGGALMAPGLIFWFNIPPVVAVGTDLAYSAVTKAFGAFQHLRSGNVNIGLALRLAVGSIPGALLAVGMAEWVKAMGQLHHDLMIKKALGIILVFVGGLLLFQLLWHSRRSHSWPDKMALLNPVMRYGLDIGAAIVVGFLVGLTSVGSGSLIVAWLSLTSLLPARMVVGTDLLNAFLLTTTAALAHFQAGNIDTLLTVNLLLGSIPGILIGTHLTLRVPNVALRGCLAFLLLAIGVRLFRP; from the coding sequence ATGTTTGACCCCTTACTTATTCTCTTGGGACTGGTCGTCGGCCTGCTTGTTGGGTTTACCGGCATGGGTGGGGGGGCCCTGATGGCGCCCGGCCTTATCTTTTGGTTCAACATTCCACCAGTTGTTGCTGTGGGCACAGACTTGGCCTATTCGGCCGTCACCAAGGCTTTTGGCGCCTTCCAGCATCTGCGAAGTGGAAACGTGAACATTGGGCTTGCCCTCCGGCTGGCGGTGGGGAGCATTCCGGGCGCGCTCCTGGCCGTCGGAATGGCCGAGTGGGTGAAGGCTATGGGGCAACTGCACCATGATCTGATGATCAAGAAAGCCTTGGGGATCATTCTCGTCTTTGTTGGTGGGCTTCTTCTCTTTCAACTCCTCTGGCATTCAAGGAGAAGCCATTCCTGGCCGGACAAGATGGCTCTGCTCAATCCCGTGATGCGATATGGCTTGGACATAGGAGCTGCGATTGTGGTTGGTTTTCTCGTTGGTCTGACCTCGGTTGGCAGCGGGTCTCTTATTGTCGCGTGGCTGAGCCTCACCTCTCTCCTGCCGGCTCGGATGGTGGTGGGAACTGATCTCTTGAACGCCTTCCTGCTGACCACGACAGCGGCTCTTGCACACTTCCAGGCTGGGAATATCGACACGCTCCTGACGGTCAACTTGCTGCTCGGCTCGATACCGGGGATCCTGATCGGCACCCATCTCACATTGAGGGTGCCGAATGTGGCCTTAAGGGGATGCCTGGCCTTTCTCCTCTTAGCCATCGGAGTCCGCCTGTTTCGCCCGTAG
- the hlyA_1 gene encoding Hemolysin, plasmid produces the protein MKRLLVAVIAAAGIALETGVAYAQECLGSQATIVGTEGNDILTGTSGDDVIVGLGGNDLIKGMSGSDLICGSDGDDVIDGGPGNDVIYGGAGDDLLKGQEGDDSLDGGDGDDLLEGGSGNDLIGEGEEDVDSDAS, from the coding sequence ATGAAAAGGTTATTGGTGGCTGTAATCGCCGCTGCAGGTATCGCCCTGGAGACGGGTGTGGCGTATGCCCAGGAGTGCCTGGGATCACAGGCAACGATTGTCGGTACCGAAGGCAACGATATCCTGACGGGGACATCCGGCGACGACGTCATTGTGGGCTTGGGTGGTAATGACCTCATCAAGGGCATGAGCGGAAGCGACCTCATCTGTGGCAGCGATGGCGATGACGTCATCGATGGCGGCCCCGGCAACGACGTCATCTATGGGGGCGCTGGCGATGATCTTCTCAAAGGTCAAGAGGGCGACGATAGCCTCGACGGGGGCGACGGCGACGACCTCCTTGAAGGCGGCTCCGGCAACGACCTTATCGGGGAGGGCGAGGAGGACGTCGATAGCGATGCCTCGTAG
- the cya gene encoding Bifunctional hemolysin/adenylate cyclase precursor: MNANMNMTKRSMVVIAAAYMTMGTVAAAQAPPTCRGFPATIIGTDGDDVLMGTPGDDVIVGLDGNDRIEGGDGKDRICGGPGNDIIDGGPGNDALEGGPGDDLIEGGPGNDFLAGEAGNDTLYGGDGNDIIQGEFQNDEMSRAHRDQAGSDAIYGGPGNDFIEGFDGNDTIDGGPGKNLIKGQYGNDLIKSGLGNNVIEGGPGNDVIKGGLGNNVIKGQYGDDVIEGGFGNNIVEGGPGNDRIKGGPGNDYIKGQFDDDVIEGGSGNDFIDGGPGDDRMKGQLGDDRIIAGGGNDLIEGGPGNDVLDGDDGYDTLKGQAGYDECYNGETNSGCEVK; the protein is encoded by the coding sequence ATGAATGCGAATATGAATATGACGAAGCGGTCGATGGTTGTGATCGCGGCGGCGTATATGACCATGGGAACAGTGGCTGCCGCGCAAGCCCCACCTACATGCCGGGGGTTTCCTGCGACGATCATCGGTACTGACGGCGACGATGTCCTGATGGGAACGCCCGGCGACGACGTCATTGTCGGCCTGGATGGTAACGACCGCATCGAGGGTGGAGACGGTAAGGACCGTATCTGTGGCGGCCCCGGCAACGACATCATCGACGGCGGTCCAGGTAATGACGCCCTCGAAGGCGGCCCAGGCGACGACCTCATTGAAGGCGGCCCCGGCAACGACTTCCTCGCGGGCGAAGCCGGTAACGACACGCTTTATGGCGGTGACGGTAATGACATCATCCAGGGGGAATTCCAGAATGACGAGATGTCACGTGCGCACAGAGACCAGGCTGGTAGTGACGCGATCTATGGCGGCCCTGGCAACGACTTTATCGAAGGCTTCGATGGCAACGACACGATCGATGGTGGCCCTGGTAAGAATCTCATTAAGGGCCAATATGGCAACGACCTGATCAAGAGTGGCCTCGGGAATAACGTCATCGAAGGCGGTCCCGGCAATGACGTCATTAAAGGCGGTCTCGGTAACAACGTCATTAAGGGCCAATATGGCGATGACGTCATCGAGGGCGGCTTCGGAAATAACATTGTGGAAGGCGGTCCCGGCAATGACCGCATCAAAGGCGGTCCCGGCAATGACTATATTAAGGGCCAGTTCGATGATGACGTCATCGAGGGCGGCTCCGGAAATGACTTCATCGACGGCGGCCCCGGCGATGACCGCATGAAGGGCCAGTTGGGCGATGACCGAATCATCGCCGGCGGGGGCAACGACCTCATCGAAGGCGGTCCCGGCAACGACGTGCTTGACGGCGACGACGGTTACGACACCCTCAAAGGCCAGGCCGGCTACGACGAGTGCTATAACGGTGAGACGAATAGCGGCTGCGAAGTCAAATAG
- a CDS encoding Decaprenyl-phosphate phosphoribosyltransferase, whose product MEAIAPPPANKVLCVDMDGTLLATDVLWESLLVLLKRRPLSLLCLPAWLLRGKAYLKHQIAQRVMLDPASLPYRDDVLDLLRKEKEAGREIVLATASDRKLAEAVGGYLGLFSAVLASDGKVNLAGLQKLKALEVYVGGKEFTYLGNGKADIPLWMAASEATVVDPSARLLKQAQKVGAGLRIMSPRANRLRSLLQALRISQWVKNMLLFVPLLLAHKVTGGAQAVSALLAFCSFSICASGVYIVNDLLDLESDRRHPTRRFRAFAAGALPISTGVLLAPLLLGSSVLTAVLFLPHLFTTALGLYVVMTTAYTFYLKRIAVLDILVLAGFYTIRVVAGAMAVEVPVSPWLLAFSMFLFLSLALAKRYSELVLMHANGETLARGRGYLVDDKELLQSIGVTSGYLSVLVLALYINSKEVTALYQHPQALWLVCPCLLYWITRVWFFVYRGAIQEDPLVFTLKDPASYVVGGFVGLLILTAL is encoded by the coding sequence ATGGAAGCGATTGCACCTCCTCCCGCGAATAAAGTGCTCTGTGTTGATATGGACGGCACGCTTCTCGCCACCGACGTGTTGTGGGAGTCGCTGCTGGTTCTGCTGAAGAGACGGCCGCTGAGTCTTCTGTGCCTGCCGGCGTGGCTGCTCAGAGGGAAGGCGTATCTTAAGCATCAGATTGCTCAGCGCGTGATGCTTGATCCAGCAAGTCTACCCTACCGAGACGACGTGCTTGACCTTTTGCGGAAAGAAAAAGAGGCGGGTAGGGAAATTGTACTTGCCACGGCGTCTGATCGAAAACTTGCCGAGGCTGTGGGCGGGTATCTGGGACTTTTCTCGGCTGTCCTGGCAAGCGATGGTAAGGTCAATCTTGCCGGTCTGCAGAAACTTAAGGCGTTGGAGGTGTATGTTGGAGGAAAAGAGTTTACCTACCTGGGTAACGGGAAGGCGGACATCCCGCTCTGGATGGCCGCCTCTGAGGCAACGGTGGTTGATCCTTCCGCACGGCTGCTCAAGCAGGCGCAAAAAGTTGGCGCAGGCCTGCGGATCATGTCCCCCAGGGCAAATCGCCTCCGGAGCTTGTTGCAAGCGCTTCGAATCTCTCAGTGGGTGAAAAATATGCTGCTGTTTGTGCCGCTGCTGCTGGCCCACAAGGTGACAGGAGGAGCGCAGGCGGTGTCGGCACTCTTGGCGTTTTGCAGCTTCAGTATCTGCGCATCCGGTGTCTACATTGTGAACGACTTGCTTGACCTCGAGTCCGATAGACGCCATCCGACGAGAAGGTTTCGTGCTTTTGCCGCCGGCGCGCTCCCAATCTCGACAGGCGTGCTCTTGGCCCCACTTCTCCTCGGGAGTAGCGTTCTGACTGCCGTGCTGTTCCTCCCCCATCTATTTACCACGGCCCTTGGCTTGTACGTTGTCATGACGACTGCGTATACCTTCTATCTGAAACGCATTGCCGTCCTTGACATTCTTGTGCTGGCCGGATTTTACACCATCCGTGTCGTCGCGGGCGCAATGGCCGTCGAGGTTCCCGTCTCACCATGGCTTCTCGCGTTTTCCATGTTTCTGTTTCTGAGTTTGGCGCTTGCCAAGCGATACTCCGAGCTCGTTCTGATGCACGCGAACGGTGAAACCCTTGCGAGGGGGCGTGGCTATCTCGTCGACGATAAAGAGCTGCTCCAAAGTATCGGTGTGACTAGCGGGTATCTTTCGGTCCTTGTACTTGCGCTCTACATCAACAGCAAGGAAGTAACCGCGCTCTATCAGCATCCCCAAGCGCTCTGGCTGGTATGCCCCTGCTTACTGTACTGGATTACGCGCGTCTGGTTCTTTGTGTATCGTGGAGCAATTCAGGAAGACCCGCTTGTCTTCACTCTGAAAGACCCCGCAAGCTATGTGGTAGGCGGCTTCGTCGGGCTGCTCATTCTCACAGCGTTGTAG